From Kineosporia succinea, the proteins below share one genomic window:
- a CDS encoding LmeA family phospholipid-binding protein, translating to MATTSRRLRWILILIVMLALLAGVNVALDRYLEVRARDEAACRLPEGASVVDVEVGGNALLSLLHGRFDSIVVHSRGFALGPDTGVTADVIVRMRDVLIDRHASFEERIGSVDLEIGLPAATLRQLMAAGPEAPATVPDLTITDGVLRASVTAAGVPVTVSLTPTVAAGDVRLTPTAVRIGNRTFAPELLRNVRGYPSLTTTAGDLLSPRDIDVPHLMPRVDPDSATVVGDQLRLRLGVDDAGVTSYLAENAERAATRSACS from the coding sequence ATGGCGACGACCAGCCGGCGCCTTCGGTGGATCCTGATCCTGATCGTGATGCTGGCCCTGCTGGCCGGGGTCAACGTCGCGCTGGACCGGTACCTGGAGGTGCGGGCGCGGGACGAGGCGGCCTGCCGTCTGCCGGAGGGCGCGAGTGTGGTCGACGTCGAGGTCGGCGGTAACGCACTGCTGTCGTTGCTGCACGGCCGGTTCGACTCGATCGTGGTGCACAGCCGGGGTTTCGCCCTGGGCCCCGACACCGGCGTCACGGCCGACGTGATCGTGCGGATGCGGGACGTGCTCATCGACCGGCACGCCTCGTTCGAGGAGCGCATCGGCTCGGTCGACCTCGAGATCGGCCTGCCCGCGGCCACGCTGCGCCAGCTGATGGCCGCGGGCCCCGAGGCCCCCGCGACCGTGCCGGACCTGACGATCACCGACGGCGTCCTGCGCGCGTCCGTGACCGCCGCGGGCGTCCCCGTCACCGTGTCCCTCACCCCCACCGTGGCGGCCGGGGACGTCCGTCTCACCCCGACCGCCGTGCGCATCGGCAACCGGACCTTCGCGCCCGAACTGCTCCGCAACGTCCGTGGTTACCCCTCCCTGACCACGACGGCCGGTGACCTGCTGAGCCCGCGCGACATCGACGTCCCCCATCTGATGCCCCGGGTCGACCCGGACTCCGCGACCGTCGTCGGCGACCAGTTGCGCCTGCGACTGGGCGTCGACGACGCCGGGGTCACCAGTTACCTCGCCGAGAACGCGGAACGGGCGGCGACCCGTTCCGCGTGCTCGTGA
- a CDS encoding LLM class flavin-dependent oxidoreductase — translation MKIGIGLPNQVRDVDARIIPTWAAAAESAGFSTLSTVGRFAYPGVADTVTLAAAAATTSTIGLFTGVLEGPVWPPRLLAKELAGIDAVSGGRLTLGVGLGGRPEDFVAEGHGPRGTGARLDRDIEIYRRVWSGEPIDGTLPAVTRAARPLPLIIGGHVQASFDRAARVAEGYVAGTVPAAMVAPSFESVRTAWKDADRDGAPRLIALAYVALGDAETGRANVHHYYRDLGEDMAGLVVANVAASADAARSVAAQFAEIGADELIFVPATDDADDVSRLADAVL, via the coding sequence ATGAAGATCGGCATCGGCCTGCCCAACCAGGTCCGTGACGTGGACGCCCGCATCATCCCCACGTGGGCCGCGGCCGCCGAGAGCGCGGGCTTCTCGACGCTGAGCACGGTCGGGCGGTTCGCCTATCCGGGAGTCGCCGACACGGTGACCCTGGCCGCGGCGGCGGCCACCACGTCCACCATCGGGTTGTTCACCGGCGTACTCGAGGGGCCGGTCTGGCCGCCCCGGCTGCTGGCCAAGGAACTGGCCGGGATCGACGCGGTCTCCGGCGGCCGGCTGACGCTGGGCGTCGGACTGGGCGGCCGCCCGGAGGATTTCGTGGCCGAGGGCCATGGCCCGCGCGGCACCGGGGCGCGACTGGACCGCGACATCGAGATCTATCGACGCGTCTGGAGCGGGGAGCCGATCGACGGGACGCTACCGGCCGTCACCCGTGCGGCACGGCCGCTCCCGCTGATCATCGGCGGTCACGTGCAGGCGTCCTTCGACCGCGCGGCCCGTGTCGCTGAGGGGTACGTCGCGGGCACCGTGCCGGCGGCCATGGTGGCGCCGTCGTTCGAAAGTGTGCGCACCGCCTGGAAGGACGCGGACCGCGACGGTGCGCCCCGGTTGATCGCGCTGGCCTACGTGGCGCTGGGCGACGCCGAGACCGGCCGGGCCAACGTGCATCACTACTATCGTGATCTCGGTGAGGACATGGCGGGCCTGGTCGTGGCGAACGTGGCTGCCTCGGCCGACGCCGCCCGCTCGGTGGCGGCCCAGTTTGCGGAGATCGGGGCCGACGAGCTGATTTTCGTCCCGGCCACCGACGATGCGGACGACGTGAGCCGGCTGGCCGACGCCGTGCTCTGA
- a CDS encoding cation transporter — MAADRPVLPLTVVPARRGDTARQSVLARRVRWFVAATITYNVIEAVVAITAGHRAGSSALIGFGLDSVVEVSSAAAVAWQFSGSEHEVREQRERRALRIIAVSFFALAAYVGVESLRALIGAEQAAHSTTGIVLAAVSLAVMPLLSAGQRRAGRELGSRSAVADSQQTLLCTYLSLVLLIGLILNSALGWWWADPLAALVIAAVAVKEGREAWRGDACCSPALSLPSGDPHCRDGCCPTE, encoded by the coding sequence ATGGCTGCGGACCGGCCGGTTCTCCCGCTGACCGTTGTCCCCGCGCGACGAGGGGACACGGCCCGGCAGAGCGTTCTGGCCCGCCGGGTGCGCTGGTTCGTGGCGGCGACGATCACCTACAACGTGATCGAGGCGGTGGTCGCGATCACGGCCGGCCACCGCGCCGGCTCGAGCGCGCTCATCGGGTTCGGCCTGGACTCCGTCGTGGAGGTCTCCTCGGCCGCGGCGGTGGCCTGGCAGTTCAGCGGCTCCGAGCACGAGGTGCGGGAACAGCGGGAACGACGGGCGCTGCGGATCATCGCGGTGTCGTTCTTCGCCCTGGCCGCCTACGTCGGTGTCGAGTCGCTGCGGGCCCTGATCGGTGCCGAGCAGGCGGCGCACTCGACGACCGGGATCGTCCTGGCCGCGGTGTCGCTGGCGGTCATGCCGTTGCTGTCGGCCGGGCAGCGGCGGGCGGGCCGTGAGCTCGGATCACGTTCTGCCGTGGCCGATTCCCAGCAGACCCTGTTGTGCACCTACCTGTCACTCGTGCTGCTGATCGGCCTGATCCTGAACTCGGCCCTGGGCTGGTGGTGGGCCGATCCACTGGCCGCGCTGGTCATCGCCGCGGTGGCGGTCAAGGAGGGACGCGAGGCCTGGCGCGGCGATGCCTGCTGCTCACCGGCGCTGTCGTTGCCTTCCGGTGACCCCCATTGCCGCGACGGCTGCTGCCCCACTGAGTAG
- a CDS encoding ArsR/SmtB family transcription factor gives METLTHGQVLARFGHALSDPVRARLLLALREKPGYPADLADELGTTRQNLSNHLACLRGCGLVVAVPEGRRSRYELADPRLAHALGDLLGLVLAVDPAACPSSADEGCC, from the coding sequence ATGGAGACGCTGACGCACGGCCAGGTGCTGGCCCGGTTCGGTCACGCACTGTCCGACCCGGTGCGGGCCCGGCTGCTGCTGGCGCTGCGTGAGAAGCCCGGCTATCCGGCCGACCTGGCCGACGAGCTGGGCACGACGCGGCAGAACCTGTCCAACCACCTGGCCTGTCTGCGGGGGTGCGGCCTGGTCGTGGCCGTCCCGGAGGGGCGTCGCAGCCGGTACGAGCTGGCCGACCCCCGTCTGGCGCACGCGCTGGGCGATCTGCTGGGGCTCGTGCTGGCGGTCGATCCGGCGGCGTGCCCGTCGTCCGCCGACGAGGGGTGCTGCTGA
- a CDS encoding epoxide hydrolase family protein: MTAPIPTELVRPFTVSIPETEIADLKQRLARTRWPDPETVGDWSQGVRVENARSLVEHWKNDYDWRRFESDLNRFPQFLTEIDGLDIHFIHVRSPHPGAMPLLLTHGWPGSIVEFVKLIGPLTDPVAFGGDAADAFDVVVPSLPGFGFSGKPTESGWTVSRIADAWVSLMKRLGYTKWAAQGGDWGAVVTSALGDLRPDGLLGIHLNTQYAFPAQIPDDLSPEQQESLATLALYSGELGGSNHLQGTKPETVGFALADSPAGQAAWIYDKFQSKTDNRGLAEDALGVDDMLDAISLYWFTNSAASSGRIYWENRSLTFAGPKLSLPVAVTVFPKDIPRVARGWIDEAYSNLIHYGEAGKGGHFAALEQPGILVDEIRTGLRSLRHLL, translated from the coding sequence ATGACTGCACCGATCCCCACCGAACTCGTCCGCCCGTTCACCGTCTCGATCCCGGAGACGGAGATCGCCGACCTGAAGCAGCGCCTGGCCCGGACCCGCTGGCCCGATCCGGAAACGGTCGGCGACTGGTCGCAGGGCGTCCGGGTGGAGAATGCCCGGTCCCTGGTCGAGCACTGGAAGAACGACTACGACTGGCGGCGTTTCGAGTCCGACCTCAATCGTTTCCCCCAGTTCCTGACCGAGATCGACGGACTGGACATCCATTTCATCCACGTCCGGTCCCCGCATCCCGGTGCGATGCCGCTGCTGCTCACGCACGGGTGGCCGGGCTCGATCGTCGAGTTCGTCAAACTGATCGGCCCGCTGACCGATCCGGTGGCCTTCGGTGGTGACGCCGCGGACGCGTTCGACGTGGTCGTCCCGTCGCTGCCCGGGTTCGGGTTCTCCGGCAAGCCCACCGAGAGCGGGTGGACGGTGTCGCGCATCGCTGATGCCTGGGTGTCGTTGATGAAGCGTCTGGGATACACGAAATGGGCCGCGCAGGGCGGTGACTGGGGTGCTGTCGTCACCAGTGCGCTCGGTGACCTGCGACCGGACGGACTGCTCGGCATCCATCTCAACACCCAGTACGCCTTCCCGGCGCAGATCCCCGACGACCTGTCTCCCGAACAGCAGGAGTCCTTGGCCACGCTCGCGCTCTACTCGGGGGAGCTCGGCGGGTCGAACCATCTGCAGGGAACGAAACCGGAGACCGTCGGCTTCGCCCTGGCGGACTCACCCGCCGGCCAGGCGGCCTGGATCTATGACAAGTTCCAGTCCAAGACCGACAACCGCGGGCTCGCCGAGGATGCCCTCGGTGTCGACGACATGCTCGACGCGATCTCCCTGTACTGGTTCACCAACAGCGCGGCCTCGTCCGGCCGCATCTACTGGGAGAACCGGTCGCTCACGTTCGCCGGGCCGAAGCTCTCGCTGCCGGTCGCGGTGACCGTCTTCCCGAAAGACATCCCCCGCGTCGCGCGCGGCTGGATCGACGAGGCGTACAGCAACCTGATCCATTACGGGGAGGCTGGGAAGGGTGGGCACTTCGCGGCCCTGGAACAACCCGGGATCCTGGTCGACGAGATCCGCACGGGCCTGCGGTCGCTGCGTCACCTGCTCTGA
- a CDS encoding TetR/AcrR family transcriptional regulator: MPTEPSPASARRRALTETRDRILDVALDLLGREPDAGMGDIAVAAGVVRRTVYGHFPSRLDLIRTLTERAVAEMAAVLHQVSTPGNSADVTWAQFVEHIWPVTHRYRVLLALRRSEYGETIHALLGPVDDLLAELVGRGQDDEVFARHLPAGVLSQIAYGAVFSIANSDLPAGTPGARAATITSLLMLGVPETRAVALVSGEP, from the coding sequence GTGCCCACCGAGCCGTCCCCCGCGTCCGCACGCCGGCGAGCCCTGACCGAGACGCGTGACCGCATCCTCGACGTCGCCCTCGACCTGCTGGGCCGAGAGCCGGACGCGGGAATGGGCGACATCGCGGTCGCGGCGGGGGTCGTCCGCCGCACCGTCTACGGGCACTTCCCCTCGCGCCTCGACCTGATCCGGACCCTGACCGAGCGCGCCGTCGCCGAGATGGCCGCCGTCCTGCACCAGGTCAGCACCCCCGGTAACAGCGCGGACGTGACGTGGGCCCAGTTCGTCGAGCACATCTGGCCGGTCACGCACCGCTACCGGGTGCTGCTCGCGCTGCGCCGCAGCGAGTACGGCGAGACGATCCACGCCCTGCTCGGCCCGGTCGACGACCTGCTGGCCGAGCTGGTGGGACGGGGCCAGGACGACGAGGTGTTCGCCCGGCACCTGCCAGCCGGCGTCCTGAGTCAGATCGCCTACGGCGCCGTGTTCTCCATCGCCAACAGTGACCTGCCCGCCGGCACTCCGGGCGCCCGGGCCGCGACGATCACGAGCCTGCTGATGCTCGGGGTTCCCGAGACGCGCGCCGTCGCCCTCGTGAGCGGCGAGCCCTGA
- a CDS encoding TetR/AcrR family transcriptional regulator — MTELEKGPRGVRRGRGARERIIGASQRLFREQGINGTGMDQLCAAAEVSKRTLYQHFTGKDELIAECLRRFDPEVLPEVFDRTDLTAREKLFAAFEIHAPLCPFIAAAVEIPDPGHPARVLARDYKLAFAARLSDAAREAGAVEPERLGEQLALLLDGASARARVLDTETIATAAAVAAVLIDNAVPG; from the coding sequence GTGACGGAGTTGGAGAAGGGGCCGCGGGGGGTGCGCCGGGGCCGAGGCGCGCGCGAGCGCATCATTGGCGCCTCGCAGCGGCTGTTTCGTGAGCAGGGCATCAACGGCACCGGTATGGATCAGCTCTGCGCTGCGGCGGAGGTGTCGAAACGCACGCTCTACCAGCACTTCACCGGCAAGGACGAGCTGATCGCCGAGTGCCTGCGCCGTTTCGACCCCGAGGTTCTGCCCGAGGTGTTCGACCGCACCGACCTCACGGCCCGGGAAAAGCTCTTCGCGGCTTTCGAGATCCACGCGCCGCTGTGTCCCTTCATCGCGGCGGCGGTCGAGATTCCTGACCCGGGGCATCCGGCACGCGTCCTCGCCCGTGACTACAAGCTGGCCTTCGCCGCGCGCCTGAGTGACGCCGCGCGCGAGGCCGGAGCTGTCGAGCCCGAGCGGCTCGGTGAGCAGTTGGCGTTGCTGCTCGACGGCGCCTCGGCGCGCGCACGGGTGCTCGACACCGAAACCATCGCCACCGCAGCCGCTGTCGCGGCCGTCCTGATCGACAACGCCGTTCCGGGCTGA
- a CDS encoding SDR family NAD(P)-dependent oxidoreductase: MGKLEGKVAVITGATSGMALAGAKAFAGEGAQVFVTGRRQDALDEAVKVIGGNVTAVQADSADLDDLDRLFETVRQETGSLDVLWASAGTGEQAPLGEITPEQFDATFSLNARGTLFTVQKALPLFDDGGSIILTGSNASLRGYPNWSVYAASKAVLPAYARVWTAELRDRRIRVNVLTPGQVATPILQEVMDEQTKAQFEAMIPRREMGRPEEIATVALFLASDDSSYVNGQELVVDGGTTVI; this comes from the coding sequence ATGGGCAAGCTCGAGGGCAAGGTCGCGGTCATCACGGGCGCGACAAGCGGCATGGCACTGGCGGGCGCGAAGGCTTTCGCCGGCGAGGGCGCCCAGGTGTTCGTCACCGGCCGGCGCCAGGACGCCCTGGACGAGGCGGTCAAGGTCATCGGCGGGAATGTCACAGCAGTACAGGCCGATTCGGCAGATCTGGACGATCTGGACCGGCTGTTCGAGACGGTCCGGCAGGAGACGGGATCACTGGACGTGCTGTGGGCGAGTGCGGGCACGGGCGAGCAGGCCCCGCTCGGCGAGATCACCCCGGAGCAGTTCGACGCCACGTTCTCGCTGAACGCCCGCGGCACGCTGTTCACGGTGCAGAAGGCGCTGCCGCTGTTCGACGACGGCGGCTCGATCATCCTGACCGGGTCGAACGCGTCGCTGCGGGGCTACCCGAACTGGAGCGTGTATGCGGCGAGCAAGGCCGTGCTCCCCGCGTACGCCCGGGTGTGGACAGCCGAGCTGAGGGACCGCAGGATCCGGGTGAACGTACTGACACCCGGTCAGGTCGCGACGCCGATCCTGCAGGAGGTCATGGACGAGCAGACCAAGGCTCAGTTCGAGGCCATGATCCCGCGGCGGGAGATGGGCCGCCCGGAGGAGATCGCGACGGTCGCCCTGTTCCTGGCCTCGGACGACTCCAGCTACGTCAACGGGCAGGAACTGGTCGTCGACGGCGGCACCACGGTGATCTGA
- a CDS encoding TetR/AcrR family transcriptional regulator: protein MPRLTQEQKKLNHDRIVEAAGRGFRTHGINGIGIAELMKAAEMTHGGFYNHFASKDDLALEVLRHGFDGSLAALAGIREQHPQSARAALDLMFDTYLAAEHRDHPETGCASAALVTDAARDGVPAQAEYQHGLEGFFGAITEMVLEDARQSGTDLPAERAREQAIALFSQMVGALVLSRAVARSSPDLADEVLAANNARLKRI from the coding sequence ATGCCCCGCCTCACGCAGGAGCAGAAGAAGCTCAACCACGACAGGATCGTGGAGGCCGCGGGCCGGGGGTTCCGGACCCACGGCATCAACGGCATCGGCATCGCCGAGCTGATGAAGGCCGCCGAGATGACGCACGGCGGCTTCTACAACCACTTCGCCTCCAAGGACGACCTCGCCCTCGAGGTCCTCCGGCACGGCTTCGACGGCTCTCTCGCGGCCCTGGCCGGCATTCGCGAGCAGCATCCCCAATCGGCCCGGGCGGCCCTGGATCTCATGTTCGACACCTACCTGGCCGCCGAGCACCGTGATCACCCCGAAACGGGCTGCGCGTCAGCGGCTCTGGTCACGGATGCCGCTCGGGACGGAGTGCCGGCCCAGGCTGAGTACCAGCACGGGCTCGAGGGCTTCTTCGGGGCGATCACCGAGATGGTGCTCGAGGATGCGCGCCAGTCCGGCACCGACCTGCCGGCCGAGCGGGCCCGCGAGCAGGCGATCGCGCTGTTCAGCCAGATGGTCGGCGCTCTCGTCCTCTCGCGGGCGGTGGCTCGGTCCTCTCCTGACCTGGCCGACGAGGTCCTCGCGGCGAACAACGCCCGGCTCAAGCGGATCTGA
- a CDS encoding SDR family oxidoreductase, translating to MGKLLVTGATGNLGRLTLQHLLDRLPAERLAGLSRTPDRAADLAERGVDIRPGDYLDHDSLVSAFAGVDKLLLISAQAFTDRNTQHFNAITAAKQAGVKHVIYTSIQRDDELGISQVGVTESDVFTEHTLRASGLTYTILHNPMYLDQLEGYVGADAYENGVRVPHGEGTMAPALLRDLAAGNAAVLTQDGHENRSYTLNGSQVASYRDIAAAMSELHGRPVPYLPVTADEYRDGLVHKDVPPPVAEFLTAWVAGVSLGSFSKHTDDLERLIGYRPTGYRDFLEKNYPAITPASEAPVR from the coding sequence ATGGGAAAGCTACTCGTCACCGGAGCCACGGGAAACCTGGGCCGCCTGACCCTGCAGCACCTCCTCGATCGGCTCCCCGCCGAGCGCTTGGCCGGGCTCTCGCGCACACCCGACCGGGCCGCCGACCTCGCCGAGCGGGGTGTCGACATCCGCCCCGGCGACTACCTCGACCACGACTCGCTCGTCAGCGCTTTCGCCGGTGTGGACAAGCTGCTGCTCATCTCGGCCCAGGCCTTCACCGACCGGAACACCCAGCACTTCAACGCGATCACGGCCGCGAAACAGGCCGGGGTCAAGCACGTGATCTACACGTCGATCCAGCGTGACGACGAGCTGGGCATCAGTCAGGTGGGTGTCACCGAGTCCGACGTCTTCACGGAGCACACACTCCGCGCCTCCGGGCTGACCTACACCATCCTGCACAATCCCATGTACCTCGACCAGCTCGAGGGTTACGTCGGAGCCGACGCCTACGAGAACGGCGTCCGCGTGCCTCACGGCGAGGGCACCATGGCCCCGGCGCTGCTGCGCGACCTCGCCGCCGGCAACGCGGCGGTGCTCACCCAGGACGGCCACGAGAACCGGAGCTACACGCTCAACGGCAGCCAGGTCGCCTCGTACCGGGACATCGCCGCCGCGATGAGCGAGCTCCACGGCCGGCCGGTCCCGTACCTGCCCGTCACGGCCGACGAGTACCGCGACGGTCTGGTGCACAAGGACGTTCCCCCGCCGGTCGCCGAGTTCCTGACGGCCTGGGTCGCGGGTGTCAGCCTGGGCTCGTTCAGCAAGCACACCGACGACCTCGAGCGCCTCATCGGCTACCGTCCCACCGGCTACCGCGACTTCCTCGAGAAGAACTACCCCGCGATCACCCCGGCATCAGAGGCCCCCGTCCGCTAG
- a CDS encoding SDR family oxidoreductase: MSGRPDVLVVTGSGGMGTAVARRIGGGRAIVLADASPRTLDLAAGTLRAEGHQVITQIVDVSDAASVRELATLAAATGRLTAAVHTAGVSAVTSTAEQILKVDLLGTALFIDAFEEVVEEGSAVVCVASMAGHMVRLTSDQEQALANTPTGELLSLAVVREVPPDSSIGAYILAKRANQLRVEAAALAYNRAGARITSISPGVIATPMGRAEQEGATGEHMMATLKACGIGRRGTPGELAEAVAFLTGPGAAYLTGTDLLLDGGQAAWMRRHAEGAR, translated from the coding sequence ATGAGCGGCCGCCCCGACGTCCTGGTCGTCACCGGCAGCGGCGGCATGGGAACCGCCGTGGCCCGCCGCATCGGGGGAGGCCGTGCGATCGTCCTGGCCGACGCGTCCCCCCGGACCCTCGACCTGGCCGCCGGTACCCTGCGCGCCGAGGGACACCAGGTGATCACCCAGATCGTCGACGTCTCCGACGCCGCCTCGGTGCGGGAACTGGCGACGCTGGCCGCGGCCACCGGTCGCCTGACCGCCGCGGTGCACACCGCCGGTGTCTCGGCGGTCACCTCCACCGCGGAACAGATCCTGAAGGTCGACCTGCTCGGAACCGCGCTCTTCATCGACGCTTTCGAGGAGGTGGTCGAGGAGGGATCGGCCGTGGTCTGCGTCGCGAGCATGGCCGGTCACATGGTCCGTCTCACCTCCGACCAGGAGCAGGCCCTGGCGAACACCCCGACCGGTGAACTACTTTCGCTCGCCGTCGTGCGAGAGGTTCCGCCCGACAGCAGTATCGGCGCGTACATCCTGGCCAAGCGGGCCAATCAGCTCCGGGTGGAGGCGGCGGCGCTGGCCTACAACCGGGCCGGTGCCCGCATCACCTCGATCAGCCCGGGCGTCATCGCGACCCCGATGGGGCGGGCCGAGCAGGAGGGCGCCACCGGTGAGCACATGATGGCCACGCTGAAGGCCTGCGGCATCGGCCGTCGGGGCACGCCCGGCGAACTGGCCGAGGCCGTGGCGTTCCTGACCGGCCCGGGCGCCGCCTACCTGACCGGCACCGACCTGCTGCTCGACGGTGGGCAGGCGGCCTGGATGCGCAGGCACGCCGAGGGAGCCCGCTGA
- a CDS encoding NAD(P)/FAD-dependent oxidoreductase — protein sequence MRDVVVVGASAAGLAAAETLRREGYDGSLTLIGEEADAPYDRPPLSKQILASAWESERLALRTAGQIAGLDLNLRLGVRATGLETTANRMLLDDGSQVTYDGLVIATGVRPRRLPGAGAHVLRTLPDALRLRESLKPGRRLVVVGAGFLGAECAAVAREIGCDVVMLEPAPVPLAHAVGEEIGRVLSQVHVEHGVELRTGVSVSAVTEEGVCLPGGEVVPADEVLVAIGSVPNTEWLDGSGLTVSDGLVCDEYSCAAPGVYGAGDVTRWHNERFGVAMRIEHRTNAAEQGMAAARNLLNPQARRPFAPVPYFWSDQYDLKIQAHGYLRGHDEVRVVEGDLSSRRFLAAYRTGDRLVGVLAVGQSPKTLRPWRQAVGSSWKDIS from the coding sequence ATGAGGGACGTGGTGGTCGTCGGCGCTTCGGCCGCCGGTCTGGCGGCGGCCGAGACCCTGCGGCGCGAGGGGTACGACGGTTCCCTCACCCTGATCGGTGAGGAGGCCGACGCGCCCTACGACCGTCCGCCGCTGTCGAAACAGATCCTGGCCTCGGCCTGGGAGAGTGAGCGCCTCGCGCTGCGTACCGCCGGGCAGATCGCCGGGCTGGACCTCAACCTGCGTCTGGGGGTCCGGGCCACCGGACTGGAAACCACCGCGAACAGAATGCTTCTGGACGACGGCAGCCAGGTCACGTACGACGGCCTGGTCATCGCGACCGGCGTCCGGCCCCGCCGCCTGCCCGGTGCCGGGGCCCACGTCCTGCGCACCCTGCCCGACGCCCTGCGGCTGCGTGAGAGTCTGAAGCCCGGGCGGCGCCTGGTGGTGGTCGGCGCCGGATTCCTCGGCGCCGAATGCGCGGCCGTGGCCCGGGAAATCGGCTGCGACGTGGTCATGCTCGAACCCGCACCGGTGCCCCTCGCCCATGCCGTGGGTGAGGAGATCGGGCGGGTGCTGTCACAGGTCCATGTCGAGCACGGCGTCGAACTGCGCACCGGGGTCTCGGTTTCGGCCGTGACCGAGGAGGGCGTGTGCCTGCCGGGTGGCGAGGTTGTGCCCGCCGACGAGGTGCTCGTGGCCATCGGGTCGGTGCCGAACACCGAGTGGCTCGACGGCAGTGGTCTCACCGTGAGCGACGGCCTCGTCTGTGACGAGTACAGCTGTGCCGCCCCCGGCGTGTACGGCGCCGGTGACGTGACGCGCTGGCACAACGAGCGTTTCGGGGTCGCCATGCGCATCGAGCATCGCACGAACGCCGCCGAGCAGGGGATGGCCGCGGCCCGAAACCTGCTGAACCCGCAGGCGCGCAGGCCGTTCGCCCCGGTGCCGTACTTCTGGTCCGACCAGTACGACCTGAAGATCCAGGCCCACGGCTACCTGCGCGGTCACGACGAGGTCCGCGTCGTCGAGGGCGACCTGTCCTCGCGCCGGTTCCTGGCCGCGTACCGCACCGGTGACCGCCTCGTGGGCGTGCTGGCCGTCGGTCAGTCGCCCAAGACCCTGCGCCCCTGGCGTCAAGCCGTGGGCTCCTCCTGGAAGGACATCTCATGA
- a CDS encoding ferredoxin encodes MRLEFDEPKCVAAGQCAMVAPDLFDQREDDGVAIVLESEPDAEHHDEAREAAAVCPAAAIRVVE; translated from the coding sequence GTGCGTCTCGAGTTCGACGAACCCAAATGTGTCGCCGCCGGCCAGTGCGCCATGGTGGCTCCCGACCTCTTCGACCAGCGTGAGGACGACGGGGTCGCCATCGTCCTCGAGAGTGAGCCTGACGCCGAGCATCACGACGAGGCCCGCGAGGCGGCCGCGGTGTGCCCGGCCGCGGCGATCCGGGTGGTCGAGTAG